A genomic stretch from Chelmon rostratus isolate fCheRos1 chromosome 14, fCheRos1.pri, whole genome shotgun sequence includes:
- the si:ch73-1a9.3 gene encoding non-histone chromosomal protein HMG-like, with amino-acid sequence MPKRSTPATGGDSAPKRRSLRLKDKPVPAKAEAKPKPKKGPAKPKKAKEVEKAKPEEKAPEAPAENGEAKAEEEAPATDAAEQKDEAAE; translated from the exons ATGCCTAAACGGAGCACA CCAGCTACAGGAGGTGATTCAGCG CCCAAGAGGAGATCTCTCAGGTTGAAAGAT AAACCTGTACCTGCAAAGGCAGAGGCCAAACCCAAGCCAAAG AAGGGACCTGCTAAGCCCAAGAAAGCCAAGGAGGTGGAGAAGGCCAAGCCTGAGGAGAAAGCACCAGAGGCCCCTGCTGAGAATGGCGAAGCCAAAGCTGAGGAAGAG GCACCAGCTACAGATGCAGCTGAACAAAAAGACGAGGCAGCAGAATAA
- the igsf5a gene encoding immunoglobulin superfamily member 5, which translates to MLLLPVVSQQFHLQPQQLTVLQGSEVRFNATVEGAWQLMTWTVGGLLVLTVSSNNTVTAPTGQFTARYCSAGDPSCVEFTIHNATRRQSGSVICAVLGPYGSRTAQLSVQESGTVSILGGNVTVVQGQQVEFQCVTFAWCPDSTLTWTLNGEAVNSSLYNTTSRGDGDCSNSTSVLNVHAVSTTRVECLATMSTLTSPESSSVFLVVVPKPPDWTVLISVVVSFGGAALLVLLITGIVFCYKRRKEKKPSYQNEMSRRVRTQSEISGVNAAGKKEGQENAGYVPDGKTSAAPSEVTDSGFFQANGSHIFQMPDFVNSSQAENTSTSPFNTVDDLGFRKHRHVTIV; encoded by the exons ATGTTGTTGCTTCCAG TGGTGTCCCAGCAGTTCCACCTGCAGCCGCAGCAGTTAACAGTGCTGCAAGGCTCCGAAGTGAGATTCAACGCCACGGTGGAGGGAGCCTGGCAGCTCATGACCTGGACCGTCGGAGGCCTTCTGGTCCTCACTGTCTCTTCCAACAATACCGTGACCGCACCCACAGGCCAGTTTACTGCCAGATACTGCTCCGCTGGTGACCCCAGCTGCGTGGAGTTCACCATCCACAACGCCACCCGCAGGCAGTCCGGCTCGGTCATCTGCGCTGTGCTGGGGCCTTACGGATCAAGGACGGCACAGCTTAGTGTACAAG AGAGTGGTACCGTCAGCATCTTGGGAGGCAACGTGACAGTGGTGCAGGGCCAGCAGGTGGAGTTCCAGTGTGTAACGTTTGCTTGGTGCCCCGATTCTACTCTCACCTGGACCCTCAATGGTGAAGCTGTAAACAGCAGCCTGTACAACACCACCAGCAGAGGTGATGGGGATTGCTCAAACTCCACCAGTGTCCTGAATGTCCACGCAGTCAGCACCACCAGGGTGGAGTGTTTGGCGACTATGTCGACACTAACGAGCCCTGAATCCAGCTCTGTCTTCTTGGTGGTTG TTCCCAAGCCTCCTGACTGGACTGTGCTGATATCTGTGGTCGTGTCCTTCGGAggtgctgctctgctggtttTGCTCATCACTGGAATCGTCTTCTGCTACAAACGCCGGAAAGAAAAAA AACCCAGCTACCAAAATGAGATGAG ccGGAGAGTGAGGACGCAGAGCGAGATAAGTGGTGTCAATGCAGCCGGAAAAAAGGAGGGTCAAGAGAACGCAGGATATGTGCCGGACGGTAAAACAA GTGCCGCTCCCAGTGAAGTCACTGACAGTGGCTTTTTCCAGGCAAACGGCTCCCATATTTTTCAG ATGCCTGATTTTGTGAACAGTAGCCAGGCAGAAAATACCTCCACGAGTCCCTTCAACACAGTGGATGACCTGGGcttcaggaaacacagacatgtcACCATTGTATaa